One window of Podarcis raffonei isolate rPodRaf1 chromosome 15, rPodRaf1.pri, whole genome shotgun sequence genomic DNA carries:
- the NSRP1 gene encoding nuclear speckle splicing regulatory protein 1 isoform X3, translating to MDDSDDESSVGESLQREALKKQAMKQTKLEIQRALAEDSTVYEYDNIYDDIQQKKAESHASALAGKGEKKPKYIQNILKAAELRKKEQEKRMEKKIQKERELEGGAFDDKEAFVTSAYKKKLQERAEEEEREKREAAIEACLDVTKQKDLSGFYRHLLNQAVGEEEMPKCSLREARIKEEEPSGNSCDSKQISKNLDERTSSHIPLKAEDNPDADSDLEMDTSDEENSAKAHTNSGTGNKKESRQGHSDRSGESSRHHRSRRDSRSSSEERSCHQKVPSSHPEKEEGGGRKEKSGQHREKERERRHRHHEKEERSRPENHHRRREEQDEKQRRKDRKERDDYDRDLKTWRDREERYSEWEQQEKERHRERHRDRERERDKGAQEHKEEKQQQQQQERKSSSPGPLAKDCHRAPESDSREENPPNSERSLELKHRTSGVGAEEAEKPPESQSKFAKRSNEETVMSARDRYLARQIARVGTKSYIEKEED from the exons ATGGATGACTCAGATGACGAG TCTTCTGTGGGTGAGAGCCTTCAACGAGAAGCCTTGAAAAAGCAAGCAATGAAACAA ACCAAGCTTGAGATCCAGAGGGCACTGGCGGAAGACTCCACAGTGTATGAATATGACAATATTTACGACGACATACAGCAAAAGAAGGCAGAAAGTCATGCCAGCGCActtgcagggaaaggggaaaaaaag CCCAAGTACATCCAAAATATTCTCAAGGCGGCTGAGCTAAGGAAGAAGGAGCAGGAAAAGAGAATGGAGAAGAAGATTCAGAAAGAACGTGAACTGGAAGGTGGCGCGTTTGATGACAAAGAAGCCTTTGTAACATCGGCCTACAAGAAGAAACTGCAAGAAagagctgaggaggaggaaagagagaagagggaggcagCAATTGAGG CATGTCTGGATGTGACCAAGCAGAAGGATCTCAGTGGCTTTTACAGGCACCTGCTAAACCAGGCAGTGGGGGAAGAGGAGATGCCCAAATGCAGCCTTCGGGAGGCCAG gaTAAAGGAAGAAGAACCCAGTGGGAATTCCTGCGACTCCAAGCAAATAAGCAAAAACCTGGATGAGAGGACAAGTTCCCACATTCCTCTAAAAGCAGAAGATAACCCAGATGCAGACAGTGACTTGGAAATGGATACTAGTGATGAGGAGAACAGTGCTAAAGCACACACCAACAGCGGAACTGGCAACAAAAAGGAGAGTAGGCAAGGCCACTCTGACCGGAGTGGGGAGAGTTCCAGGCATCACAGGAGCCGAAGGGactcaaggtcatccagtgaggaGAGAAGCTGCCATCAAAAGGTGCCTTCAAGTCATCCAGAGAAAGAGGAGggcgggggaaggaaggaaaaaagtgGGCAGCACAGGGAAAAGGAACGTGAGAGAAGACACAGACACCATGAAAAAGAGGAGCGCTCTAGACCCGAGAACCATCATAGGAGACGGGAAGAACAGGATGAGAAGCAGAGGAGAAAAGACAGGAAAGAGAGGGATGATTATGATAGAGATCTGAAGACatggagagacagagaggaaagGTATTCTGAGTGGGAACAGCAAGAGAAAGAGAGGCACAGAGAGAGGCACAGGgacagggaaagggaaagggacaaaGGGGCACAGGAACAcaaagaggagaagcagcagcagcagcagcaagaaaggaAAAGTAGTAGCCCTGGGCCCTTGGCGAAAGATTGCCATCGGGCTCCAGAAAGTGATAGTAGGGAAGAAAACCCCCCCAACTCTGAGAGATCATTAGAATTGAAGCACAGGACTTCAGGGgtgggagcagaggaagcagagaaacCTCCAGAGAGCCAGAGCAAATTTGCAAAGCGTAGTAACGAGGAGACAGTGATGTCAGCAAGAGACCGCTACCTGGCTCGGCAGATTGCCCGTGTGGGCACCAAGTCTTACATAGAAAAAGAAGAGGATTAG
- the NSRP1 gene encoding nuclear speckle splicing regulatory protein 1 isoform X1: MAAPSKQYGLIFPKKAQQKTFVKHAVFMDDSDDESSVGESLQREALKKQAMKQTKLEIQRALAEDSTVYEYDNIYDDIQQKKAESHASALAGKGEKKPKYIQNILKAAELRKKEQEKRMEKKIQKERELEGGAFDDKEAFVTSAYKKKLQERAEEEEREKREAAIEACLDVTKQKDLSGFYRHLLNQAVGEEEMPKCSLREARIKEEEPSGNSCDSKQISKNLDERTSSHIPLKAEDNPDADSDLEMDTSDEENSAKAHTNSGTGNKKESRQGHSDRSGESSRHHRSRRDSRSSSEERSCHQKVPSSHPEKEEGGGRKEKSGQHREKERERRHRHHEKEERSRPENHHRRREEQDEKQRRKDRKERDDYDRDLKTWRDREERYSEWEQQEKERHRERHRDRERERDKGAQEHKEEKQQQQQQERKSSSPGPLAKDCHRAPESDSREENPPNSERSLELKHRTSGVGAEEAEKPPESQSKFAKRSNEETVMSARDRYLARQIARVGTKSYIEKEED; encoded by the exons ATGGCGGCTCCGAGCAAGCA ATATGGACTTATATTTCCCAAGAAAGCGCAGCAGAAAACCTTTGTCAAACATGCAGTGTTTATGGATGACTCAGATGACGAG TCTTCTGTGGGTGAGAGCCTTCAACGAGAAGCCTTGAAAAAGCAAGCAATGAAACAA ACCAAGCTTGAGATCCAGAGGGCACTGGCGGAAGACTCCACAGTGTATGAATATGACAATATTTACGACGACATACAGCAAAAGAAGGCAGAAAGTCATGCCAGCGCActtgcagggaaaggggaaaaaaag CCCAAGTACATCCAAAATATTCTCAAGGCGGCTGAGCTAAGGAAGAAGGAGCAGGAAAAGAGAATGGAGAAGAAGATTCAGAAAGAACGTGAACTGGAAGGTGGCGCGTTTGATGACAAAGAAGCCTTTGTAACATCGGCCTACAAGAAGAAACTGCAAGAAagagctgaggaggaggaaagagagaagagggaggcagCAATTGAGG CATGTCTGGATGTGACCAAGCAGAAGGATCTCAGTGGCTTTTACAGGCACCTGCTAAACCAGGCAGTGGGGGAAGAGGAGATGCCCAAATGCAGCCTTCGGGAGGCCAG gaTAAAGGAAGAAGAACCCAGTGGGAATTCCTGCGACTCCAAGCAAATAAGCAAAAACCTGGATGAGAGGACAAGTTCCCACATTCCTCTAAAAGCAGAAGATAACCCAGATGCAGACAGTGACTTGGAAATGGATACTAGTGATGAGGAGAACAGTGCTAAAGCACACACCAACAGCGGAACTGGCAACAAAAAGGAGAGTAGGCAAGGCCACTCTGACCGGAGTGGGGAGAGTTCCAGGCATCACAGGAGCCGAAGGGactcaaggtcatccagtgaggaGAGAAGCTGCCATCAAAAGGTGCCTTCAAGTCATCCAGAGAAAGAGGAGggcgggggaaggaaggaaaaaagtgGGCAGCACAGGGAAAAGGAACGTGAGAGAAGACACAGACACCATGAAAAAGAGGAGCGCTCTAGACCCGAGAACCATCATAGGAGACGGGAAGAACAGGATGAGAAGCAGAGGAGAAAAGACAGGAAAGAGAGGGATGATTATGATAGAGATCTGAAGACatggagagacagagaggaaagGTATTCTGAGTGGGAACAGCAAGAGAAAGAGAGGCACAGAGAGAGGCACAGGgacagggaaagggaaagggacaaaGGGGCACAGGAACAcaaagaggagaagcagcagcagcagcagcaagaaaggaAAAGTAGTAGCCCTGGGCCCTTGGCGAAAGATTGCCATCGGGCTCCAGAAAGTGATAGTAGGGAAGAAAACCCCCCCAACTCTGAGAGATCATTAGAATTGAAGCACAGGACTTCAGGGgtgggagcagaggaagcagagaaacCTCCAGAGAGCCAGAGCAAATTTGCAAAGCGTAGTAACGAGGAGACAGTGATGTCAGCAAGAGACCGCTACCTGGCTCGGCAGATTGCCCGTGTGGGCACCAAGTCTTACATAGAAAAAGAAGAGGATTAG
- the SLC6A4 gene encoding sodium-dependent serotonin transporter: MEKAAPSETQPLTPPKASNCKEGDDCSENGLLIKITEPKFQLAEGANQAHPSQGEKEETTSPVSNGISGAQSPSPCNATGGSEGTPPTPAAPMTTTLCVAEGQQQLMELDERETWSKKVDFLLSVIGYAVDLGNVWRFPYICYQNGGGAFLIPYTIMAIFGGIPLFYMELALGQYHRNGCISIWRKICPIFKGIGYAICIIGFYIASYYNTIMAWALYYLISSFTSELPWTSCKNPWNTNNCTNYFSNKSTAWTANSTSPAEEFYTRHILQVHRSKGLDDLGGISWQLVLCLMLIFTIVYFSIWKGVKTSGKVVWVTATFPYVILFVLLIRGATLPGAWRGVVYYLKPEWDKLFATEVWIDAAAQIFFSLGPGFGVLLAFASYNKFHNNCYQDALVTSTVNCLTSFVSGFVIFTVLGYMAEMRNQEVADVARDTGPSLLFITYAEAIANMPASTFFAIIFFLMLITLGLDSTFAGLEGVITAVLDEFPHIWSKRRELFVLGFIVTCFLGAMPTLTFGGAYVVKLLEEYATGPAVIAVVFLESIAVAWFYGVSQFCSDVKEMLGFSPGWFWRISWVAISPIFLLFIICSFMSSPPELRLFDYTYPYWTVVLGYCIGTSSFICIPTYIVYRLATTPGTLKERILKSITPETATEIPFGDICMNAA; the protein is encoded by the exons ATGGAGAAGGCAGCTCCCAGCGAGACCCAGCCCCTCACGCCGCCAAAGGCCTCGAACTGTAAGGAAGGGGATGACTGCTCAGAGAACGGACTCCTGATCAAGATCACAGAACCTAAATTCCAACTGGCGGAGGGTGCAAACCAAGCCCACCCTAGCCAGGGAGAAAAGGAGGAGACCACGAGCCCTGTGTCCAATGGGATTTCAGGAGCCCAGAGCCCAAGTCCTTGCAATGCGACAGGGGGCAGCGAAGGCACCCCTCCCACACCCGCCGCTCCCATGACCACCACCCTCTGTGTGGCagaggggcagcagcagctgatGGAGCTGGATGAGAGGGAGACTTGGAGCAAGAAAGTGGACTTTCTCCTCTCTGTTATTGGCTATGCAGTAGATCTAGGAAACGTATGGCGCTTCCCTTATATATGTTACCAAAACGGAGGAG GGGCTTTCCTCATCCCGTACACAATCATGGCTATCTTTGGAGGGATCCCGCTCTTCTACATGGAGCTGGCACTGGGGCAGTATCACCGAAATGGATGCATCTCAATCTGGAGGAAGATCTGTCCCATTTTCAAAG GAATTGGCTATGCCATCTGCATCATTGGCTTCTACATTGCCTCGTACTACAACACCATCATGGCATGGGCCTTGTACTACCTCATCTCCTCGTTCACGAGTGAGCTGCCCTGGACCAGCTGCAAAAACCCCTGGAACACCAACAACTGCACAAACTACTTCTCCAACAAGAGCACCGCCTGGACTGCCAACTCGACCTCCCCAGCAGAAGAATTTTACAC CCGCCACATTCTCCAAGTGCACAGATCCAAGGGGCTGGATGACCTGGGAGGAATCAGCTGGCAGCTCGTCCTGTGTTTGATGCTTATCTTCACCATTGTGTACTTCAGCATCTGGAAAggagtcaaaacatctggaaag GTTGTGTGGGTGACTGCCACATTCCCTTATGTCATACTCTTTGTCCTCTTAATACGGGGCGCTACCTTGCCTGGGGCCTGGAGAGGGGTGGTCTACTACCTGAAGCCCGAATGGGATAAGCTTTTTGCTACTGAG gtGTGGATTGATGCAGCTGCTCAGATCTTCTTCTCTCTCGGCCCAGGATTTGGGGTCCTCCTAGCCTTTGCAAGCTACAACAAGTTCCATAACAACTGCTACCA GGACGCTCTAGTCACCAGCACTGTGAACTGCCTGACCAGTTTTGTGTCCGGGTTCGTCATCTTCACCGTGCTGGGCTACATGGCCGAGATGAGGAACCAAGAGGTGGCAGACGTGGCCCGAGATACAG GACCCAGCCTCCTCTTCATCACCTATGCAGAGGCCATCGCAAACATGCCTGCCTCCACCTTCTTTGCCATTATATTCTTCCTTATGTTGATCACCCTGGGACTGGACAGCACA TTTGCAGGCCTAGAAGGGGTGATCACTGCCGTCCTGGATGAATTCCCACACATCTGGAGCAAGCGCCGGGAGCTGTTTGTGCTGGGTTTCATTGTGACCTGCTTCTTGGGTGCCATGCCGACGCTGACCTTT GGTGGTGCGTATGTCGTAAAGCTGCTTGAAGAATATGCCACGGGCCCAGCTGTGATAGCCGTGGTGTTCCTGGAATCCATTGCAGTGGCTTGGTTTTACG GTGTCAGCCAGTTCTGCAGTGACGTGAAAGAGATGCTTGGATTCAGCCCTGGGTGGTTCTGGAGAATCTCCTGGGTAGCCATCAGCCCAATTTTCCTCCTG TTTATCATTTGCAGCTTCATGTCGAGTCCTCCTGAACTCCGCCTCTTCGACTATACTTATCCTTACTGGACTGTGGTGTTGGGCTACTGTATTGGGACCTCGTCCTTCATTTGCATTCCCACCTACATAGTCTATCGGTTGGCAACCACACCAGGGACACTTAAAGAG CGTATTCTAAAAAGCATTACTCCAGAAACAGCCACAGAGATTCCCTTTGGTGACATCTGTATGAATGCTGCCTAA
- the NSRP1 gene encoding nuclear speckle splicing regulatory protein 1 isoform X2, with amino-acid sequence MGLRYGLIFPKKAQQKTFVKHAVFMDDSDDESSVGESLQREALKKQAMKQTKLEIQRALAEDSTVYEYDNIYDDIQQKKAESHASALAGKGEKKPKYIQNILKAAELRKKEQEKRMEKKIQKERELEGGAFDDKEAFVTSAYKKKLQERAEEEEREKREAAIEACLDVTKQKDLSGFYRHLLNQAVGEEEMPKCSLREARIKEEEPSGNSCDSKQISKNLDERTSSHIPLKAEDNPDADSDLEMDTSDEENSAKAHTNSGTGNKKESRQGHSDRSGESSRHHRSRRDSRSSSEERSCHQKVPSSHPEKEEGGGRKEKSGQHREKERERRHRHHEKEERSRPENHHRRREEQDEKQRRKDRKERDDYDRDLKTWRDREERYSEWEQQEKERHRERHRDRERERDKGAQEHKEEKQQQQQQERKSSSPGPLAKDCHRAPESDSREENPPNSERSLELKHRTSGVGAEEAEKPPESQSKFAKRSNEETVMSARDRYLARQIARVGTKSYIEKEED; translated from the exons ATGGGGCTGAG ATATGGACTTATATTTCCCAAGAAAGCGCAGCAGAAAACCTTTGTCAAACATGCAGTGTTTATGGATGACTCAGATGACGAG TCTTCTGTGGGTGAGAGCCTTCAACGAGAAGCCTTGAAAAAGCAAGCAATGAAACAA ACCAAGCTTGAGATCCAGAGGGCACTGGCGGAAGACTCCACAGTGTATGAATATGACAATATTTACGACGACATACAGCAAAAGAAGGCAGAAAGTCATGCCAGCGCActtgcagggaaaggggaaaaaaag CCCAAGTACATCCAAAATATTCTCAAGGCGGCTGAGCTAAGGAAGAAGGAGCAGGAAAAGAGAATGGAGAAGAAGATTCAGAAAGAACGTGAACTGGAAGGTGGCGCGTTTGATGACAAAGAAGCCTTTGTAACATCGGCCTACAAGAAGAAACTGCAAGAAagagctgaggaggaggaaagagagaagagggaggcagCAATTGAGG CATGTCTGGATGTGACCAAGCAGAAGGATCTCAGTGGCTTTTACAGGCACCTGCTAAACCAGGCAGTGGGGGAAGAGGAGATGCCCAAATGCAGCCTTCGGGAGGCCAG gaTAAAGGAAGAAGAACCCAGTGGGAATTCCTGCGACTCCAAGCAAATAAGCAAAAACCTGGATGAGAGGACAAGTTCCCACATTCCTCTAAAAGCAGAAGATAACCCAGATGCAGACAGTGACTTGGAAATGGATACTAGTGATGAGGAGAACAGTGCTAAAGCACACACCAACAGCGGAACTGGCAACAAAAAGGAGAGTAGGCAAGGCCACTCTGACCGGAGTGGGGAGAGTTCCAGGCATCACAGGAGCCGAAGGGactcaaggtcatccagtgaggaGAGAAGCTGCCATCAAAAGGTGCCTTCAAGTCATCCAGAGAAAGAGGAGggcgggggaaggaaggaaaaaagtgGGCAGCACAGGGAAAAGGAACGTGAGAGAAGACACAGACACCATGAAAAAGAGGAGCGCTCTAGACCCGAGAACCATCATAGGAGACGGGAAGAACAGGATGAGAAGCAGAGGAGAAAAGACAGGAAAGAGAGGGATGATTATGATAGAGATCTGAAGACatggagagacagagaggaaagGTATTCTGAGTGGGAACAGCAAGAGAAAGAGAGGCACAGAGAGAGGCACAGGgacagggaaagggaaagggacaaaGGGGCACAGGAACAcaaagaggagaagcagcagcagcagcagcaagaaaggaAAAGTAGTAGCCCTGGGCCCTTGGCGAAAGATTGCCATCGGGCTCCAGAAAGTGATAGTAGGGAAGAAAACCCCCCCAACTCTGAGAGATCATTAGAATTGAAGCACAGGACTTCAGGGgtgggagcagaggaagcagagaaacCTCCAGAGAGCCAGAGCAAATTTGCAAAGCGTAGTAACGAGGAGACAGTGATGTCAGCAAGAGACCGCTACCTGGCTCGGCAGATTGCCCGTGTGGGCACCAAGTCTTACATAGAAAAAGAAGAGGATTAG